A part of Microbacterium terregens genomic DNA contains:
- a CDS encoding glutamate ABC transporter substrate-binding protein: MKRTRLTLIALAAAGALTLAGCASGGGDAGGDATATPEPAPTFAEGSTMAALAEAGTITIGTKFDQPLFGLNGPNGPEGFDVEIGKIIAAELGIAQDDIEWKEAVSANREPFIQNGEVDIVVATYTINDKRKEVVSFAGPYYMAGQSILVLADNEDIADEKDLVGQPVCSVTGSTPAANLEALGAEVVLTDTYSNCLEPLRNGTVVAVSTDNVILAGLAAQNEGEFKVVGEPFTDEPYGIGLALDDTEFRMWINDVLEKAFEDGRYEAAWDATAGTVLPFIDPPAVDRY, translated from the coding sequence ATGAAGAGAACACGACTCACCCTGATTGCGCTGGCTGCCGCGGGCGCGCTCACGCTCGCCGGGTGCGCCTCGGGTGGCGGAGACGCCGGCGGAGACGCAACGGCGACCCCCGAGCCGGCTCCCACGTTCGCCGAAGGCAGCACGATGGCAGCGCTGGCCGAGGCCGGTACGATCACGATCGGAACGAAGTTCGATCAGCCCCTGTTCGGCCTGAACGGTCCGAACGGTCCCGAGGGATTCGACGTCGAGATCGGCAAGATCATCGCCGCCGAGCTCGGCATCGCGCAGGACGACATCGAATGGAAGGAAGCGGTCTCCGCCAACCGCGAGCCGTTCATCCAGAACGGTGAGGTCGACATCGTCGTGGCGACCTACACCATCAACGACAAGCGCAAGGAAGTCGTCTCGTTCGCAGGGCCCTATTACATGGCCGGTCAGTCGATCCTCGTGCTCGCCGACAACGAGGACATCGCGGATGAGAAGGACCTCGTCGGGCAGCCGGTCTGCTCGGTGACGGGATCGACCCCCGCCGCGAACCTCGAGGCACTGGGTGCCGAGGTCGTCCTGACCGACACCTACTCGAACTGCCTCGAGCCGCTGCGCAACGGCACGGTCGTCGCCGTTTCGACGGACAACGTCATCCTCGCGGGGCTCGCCGCGCAGAACGAGGGCGAGTTCAAGGTCGTCGGCGAGCCGTTCACGGACGAGCCGTACGGCATCGGCCTGGCCCTCGATGACACCGAGTTCCGCATGTGGATCAACGACGTGCTCGAGAAGGCCTTCGAAGACGGACGCTACGAAGCGGCATGGGATGCGACGGCCGGCACAGTGCTGCCGTTCATCGACCCGCCCGCAGTCGACCGCTACTGA
- the rplT gene encoding 50S ribosomal protein L20, producing the protein MARVKRAVNAHKKRRVILERASGYRGQRSRLYRKAKEQVTHSLVYAYRDRRKRKGDFRRLWIQRINAASRANGMTYNRFIQGLGLAGVQVDRRMLAELAVHEPATFASLVATAKAALPGDVNAPKTA; encoded by the coding sequence ATGGCTAGAGTCAAGCGGGCCGTCAACGCCCACAAGAAGCGTCGCGTCATCCTCGAGCGCGCCTCCGGTTACCGGGGTCAGCGTTCGCGCCTGTACCGCAAGGCGAAGGAGCAGGTCACCCACTCGCTCGTCTACGCGTACCGTGACCGTCGCAAGCGCAAGGGCGACTTCCGCCGCCTGTGGATCCAGCGCATCAACGCCGCATCTCGTGCGAACGGCATGACGTACAACCGCTTCATCCAGGGCCTCGGCCTCGCGGGTGTGCAGGTCGACCGGCGCATGCTGGCCGAGCTCGCCGTGCACGAGCCGGCGACCTTCGCGTCGCTCGTCGCGACCGCAAAGGCAGCACTGCCCGGCGACGTGAACGCGCCCAAGACGGCGTAG
- the hisH gene encoding imidazole glycerol phosphate synthase subunit HisH — protein MTSKPLVAVLDYGSGNVHSAVKALAAAGADARLTADRGLIDDADGLVVPGVGAFRAVMDALRASRGDEIIDRRLAGGRPVLGICVGMQVLFERGVERGVDTEGLGEWPGVITELDAPVLPHMGWNTVEAAPGSRLFRGIEDERFYFVHSFAAQQWLLDVQPPFPQPALTWSTHGTRFLAAVENGPLSATQFHPEKSGEAGIRLLSNWLGGLGQTNL, from the coding sequence GTGACGAGCAAGCCGCTGGTCGCGGTTCTGGACTACGGATCCGGCAACGTCCACTCGGCGGTGAAGGCGCTGGCCGCGGCGGGTGCGGACGCGCGGCTCACCGCCGATCGCGGACTCATCGACGACGCCGACGGGCTGGTCGTACCCGGAGTGGGCGCGTTCCGCGCGGTCATGGACGCGCTGCGAGCCAGCCGCGGCGACGAGATCATCGACCGCCGTCTTGCCGGTGGGCGTCCGGTACTCGGAATCTGCGTGGGCATGCAAGTCCTGTTCGAGCGCGGGGTGGAGCGCGGAGTGGACACCGAAGGACTCGGTGAGTGGCCCGGAGTGATCACCGAGCTCGATGCCCCCGTCCTGCCGCACATGGGATGGAACACCGTCGAGGCAGCGCCGGGCTCGCGGCTGTTCCGCGGCATCGAGGACGAACGGTTCTACTTCGTCCACTCGTTCGCCGCCCAGCAGTGGCTGCTGGACGTGCAGCCGCCCTTCCCGCAGCCGGCGCTCACCTGGTCCACGCACGGCACGCGCTTCCTGGCAGCAGTCGAGAACGGACCCCTCTCGGCGACGCAGTTTCACCCCGAGAAATCCGGGGAGGCGGGCATCCGTCTGCTGTCCAATTGGCTCGGCGGGCTCGGCCAGACTAACCTCTGA
- a CDS encoding pyridoxal phosphate-dependent decarboxylase family protein: MDLHDFPPPNPGARPPAPAAEPVETGALSEYRAALASAHRHALTWLGSVAERPIRPELDADGILATLDRPLGATGADAAAVIDELAAAAGPGLMAMGSPRFYGFVIGGAYPAALAADWLVSAWDQNTGSRQPTPGTAGVEEVAARWLLELLGLPADSGVGFVTGATSANTSCLLVARDSVLRARGHDPSRGIQGAPTIRFLAGDAVHTSVVLAGRIAGLGEPVTVGADAQGRIDVDGLAAALAEHEGPAIVALQAGDVHSGAFDDFTRAVGVAKAAGAWVHVDGAFGLWAGASPRTRHLVAGVADADSWATDAHKTLNVPYDCGVAIVRDEAAMAASLGAHAAYLPALASVADPYDHTPELSRRARGVPVWAALRSLGSRGVAGLVDGLVDAALALAERFRGIPGLDVLNDVVFTQVCLAARENEDTLALGEWLRAEGTVWASSSTWRGRAVVRFAVSNWGTDAEAVRRTVDAVARGAVAIGIRDLPPIPVR; the protein is encoded by the coding sequence ATGGACCTGCATGACTTCCCGCCACCGAACCCGGGCGCACGACCGCCCGCGCCCGCAGCTGAGCCCGTCGAGACGGGCGCGCTGTCCGAGTACCGCGCGGCGCTCGCTTCCGCCCACCGCCACGCCCTGACCTGGCTGGGGTCGGTGGCGGAGCGCCCGATACGCCCCGAGCTGGACGCCGACGGCATCCTCGCGACTCTGGACCGTCCGCTCGGCGCGACCGGCGCCGATGCCGCGGCTGTCATCGACGAGCTCGCCGCCGCGGCCGGCCCGGGCCTGATGGCCATGGGGTCACCGCGCTTCTACGGGTTCGTGATCGGCGGCGCCTATCCGGCCGCGCTCGCCGCCGACTGGCTCGTCTCGGCGTGGGACCAGAACACCGGTTCTCGTCAGCCCACTCCCGGCACCGCCGGGGTCGAAGAGGTCGCGGCGCGCTGGCTGCTCGAACTGCTCGGGCTTCCCGCCGACAGCGGGGTCGGCTTCGTCACCGGCGCGACCAGCGCGAACACGTCGTGCCTGCTGGTGGCGCGTGACTCCGTGCTGCGCGCACGGGGCCACGACCCGTCGCGCGGCATCCAGGGTGCGCCGACGATCCGCTTCCTCGCGGGCGACGCCGTGCACACATCCGTGGTTCTCGCCGGGCGCATCGCCGGACTCGGTGAGCCGGTCACCGTCGGCGCAGACGCGCAGGGTCGCATCGACGTCGATGGGCTCGCCGCGGCGCTGGCCGAGCACGAGGGTCCCGCGATCGTGGCGCTCCAGGCCGGTGATGTCCACTCCGGGGCGTTCGACGACTTCACGCGCGCGGTGGGTGTGGCCAAAGCGGCCGGTGCGTGGGTGCACGTCGACGGTGCCTTCGGGCTGTGGGCGGGGGCGAGCCCGCGGACACGACACCTCGTCGCCGGGGTCGCGGATGCCGATTCCTGGGCCACGGATGCCCACAAGACACTGAACGTGCCGTACGACTGCGGGGTGGCCATCGTGCGCGACGAAGCCGCGATGGCCGCCTCGCTCGGTGCCCACGCGGCGTATCTGCCGGCGTTGGCCAGCGTGGCCGATCCATATGACCACACCCCCGAACTCTCGCGCCGCGCACGCGGCGTGCCGGTGTGGGCCGCGCTGCGCTCGCTGGGCAGCCGCGGAGTGGCCGGCCTGGTCGATGGGCTCGTCGACGCCGCGCTCGCGCTCGCCGAGCGCTTCCGCGGCATCCCGGGACTCGACGTGCTCAACGACGTCGTCTTCACGCAGGTGTGCCTGGCCGCGCGTGAGAACGAGGACACTCTCGCACTGGGGGAGTGGCTGCGGGCCGAAGGCACCGTGTGGGCGTCGTCCTCCACGTGGCGCGGTCGCGCAGTGGTGCGTTTCGCGGTGAGCAACTGGGGCACCGACGCCGAGGCCGTGCGTCGCACCGTCGACGCGGTGGCTCGCGGGGCGGTGGCCATCGGCATCCGAGATCTGCCGCCGATCCCGGTCCGCTGA
- a CDS encoding amino acid ABC transporter ATP-binding protein — MATPESPAAAPRTSNINVRRGEPLVVVEHVEKHFGDLHVLKDINTTVNRGEVVVVIGPSGSGKSTLCRAINRLETIDSGKIAIDGVPLPEEGTALAHLRADVGMVFQSFNLFAHKSVLENVTLGPIKVRKLSRKAADEKAMALLDRVGVANQAKKMPAQLSGGQQQRVAIARSLAMDPKLILMDEPTSALDPEMINEVLDVMIGLAKDGMTMIVVTHEMGFARKAADRVLFMADGAIVEEATPEEFFTNPQSARAQDFLSKILEH, encoded by the coding sequence ATGGCGACACCGGAATCACCCGCAGCGGCGCCGAGGACCTCGAATATCAACGTTCGCCGCGGCGAACCGCTCGTGGTCGTCGAGCACGTCGAGAAGCATTTCGGGGACCTTCACGTCCTCAAAGACATCAACACCACGGTCAACCGCGGCGAAGTCGTCGTGGTCATCGGTCCCTCCGGCTCCGGAAAATCCACGCTCTGTCGCGCGATCAACCGCCTCGAGACCATCGACTCGGGCAAGATCGCCATCGACGGCGTGCCGCTTCCCGAGGAGGGCACGGCGCTGGCGCACCTTCGTGCCGACGTCGGCATGGTCTTCCAGTCCTTCAACCTGTTCGCGCACAAGAGCGTCCTCGAGAACGTGACCCTCGGTCCCATCAAGGTGCGCAAGCTCTCCCGCAAGGCGGCCGATGAGAAGGCGATGGCGCTGCTCGACCGAGTCGGTGTCGCGAACCAGGCGAAGAAGATGCCGGCGCAGCTGTCGGGCGGTCAGCAGCAGCGCGTGGCCATCGCGCGCTCGCTCGCCATGGATCCGAAGCTGATCCTGATGGACGAACCGACGAGCGCGCTCGACCCGGAGATGATCAACGAGGTCCTCGACGTCATGATCGGTCTCGCCAAGGACGGCATGACCATGATCGTCGTCACCCATGAGATGGGCTTCGCGCGCAAAGCCGCGGACCGGGTGCTGTTCATGGCCGACGGCGCCATCGTCGAAGAGGCCACCCCTGAGGAGTTCTTCACAAACCCACAGAGCGCGAGGGCGCAGGACTTCCTGTCGAAGATCCTCGAGCACTGA
- the rpmI gene encoding 50S ribosomal protein L35, whose product MPKQKTHSGAKKRFKITGSGKLMKQQAGMRHNLEGKASKRTRRLNQDQVLSKADTKTANKLLGR is encoded by the coding sequence ATGCCGAAGCAGAAGACCCACTCGGGTGCCAAGAAGCGCTTCAAGATCACTGGCAGCGGCAAGCTGATGAAGCAGCAGGCCGGCATGCGCCACAACCTCGAGGGCAAGGCCAGCAAGCGCACACGTCGCCTCAACCAGGACCAGGTCCTGTCGAAGGCCGACACCAAGACGGCCAACAAGCTTCTCGGTCGCTGA
- a CDS encoding DUF1844 domain-containing protein, translating to MDTIPAPDDDLEAGKVAQDAERQARWEAQDRAASAATRDIADVPAVEVITTAAVHLMSAAAVKVGLADDPSTQTDLDEARKLINALAGLITAGAPEISDMHARSLRDGLRSLQLAFREASTIPDPIGKGPGEKWTGPVN from the coding sequence GTGGATACGATTCCGGCCCCCGATGACGACCTTGAAGCCGGGAAGGTGGCACAGGATGCCGAGCGCCAGGCCCGCTGGGAAGCGCAAGATCGAGCGGCATCCGCCGCCACGCGAGACATCGCGGACGTCCCCGCCGTCGAGGTGATCACCACCGCGGCCGTGCACCTGATGAGCGCCGCTGCGGTCAAGGTCGGCCTCGCCGACGACCCGTCGACGCAGACCGACCTTGATGAGGCACGCAAGCTCATCAACGCGCTGGCCGGCCTCATCACCGCAGGGGCGCCGGAGATCAGCGACATGCACGCGCGCTCACTGCGCGATGGCCTGCGCTCGCTTCAGCTCGCGTTCCGGGAGGCCTCCACGATCCCCGACCCGATCGGCAAGGGCCCCGGCGAGAAGTGGACCGGACCCGTCAACTGA
- a CDS encoding RNA methyltransferase: protein MLENPRSPRVRAVAKLTKRSARQETGLFLLEGPQAAREALAYRPETVLELFATPSALERHGDLRDSARDSGVEVVFTTEAVLDAMADTVTPQGIVAVARQTPSSLREIFAASPRLVAICEEVRDPGNLGTIIRAADAAGADAVILTGRTVDPYNPKVVRATTGSLFHLPIAVGVDLVNAVDRARAAGVRVVAADIGGGDFLAARSLLAEPTAWLFGNEARGLDDDALALADLSLRLPIYGSAESLNLATAASVCLYETAFAQRSGEPS from the coding sequence GTGCTCGAGAACCCGCGCTCGCCCCGCGTTCGTGCCGTGGCCAAGCTGACCAAGCGCAGCGCGCGACAGGAGACGGGGCTCTTTCTGCTCGAAGGCCCCCAGGCCGCTCGCGAAGCCCTTGCGTACCGTCCCGAAACCGTTCTGGAGCTGTTCGCCACGCCGTCCGCTCTCGAGCGGCACGGCGACCTGCGCGACTCCGCGCGCGACTCCGGTGTCGAGGTCGTCTTCACGACCGAGGCCGTCCTGGACGCCATGGCCGACACGGTCACCCCACAGGGGATCGTCGCGGTCGCCCGCCAGACGCCCTCCTCTCTGCGCGAGATCTTCGCCGCCTCGCCCCGGCTGGTCGCGATCTGCGAAGAAGTGCGCGATCCCGGCAACCTGGGAACGATCATCAGGGCAGCGGATGCCGCGGGCGCAGACGCCGTGATCCTCACCGGCCGCACCGTCGACCCGTACAACCCCAAGGTCGTACGAGCCACGACCGGCTCGCTGTTCCACCTGCCCATCGCCGTCGGCGTGGACCTCGTCAACGCCGTCGACCGCGCCCGCGCCGCGGGCGTGCGCGTCGTGGCGGCCGATATCGGCGGCGGAGACTTCCTGGCCGCACGATCGCTGCTCGCGGAGCCGACCGCGTGGCTGTTCGGCAACGAGGCGCGCGGCCTCGATGACGATGCCCTGGCGCTGGCCGATCTGTCACTGCGCCTGCCCATCTACGGCAGTGCGGAATCGCTGAACCTGGCGACCGCCGCGAGTGTCTGCCTGTACGAAACCGCGTTCGCGCAGCGGTCCGGCGAGCCGTCCTGA
- the priA gene encoding bifunctional 1-(5-phosphoribosyl)-5-((5-phosphoribosylamino)methylideneamino)imidazole-4-carboxamide isomerase/phosphoribosylanthranilate isomerase PriA, translating into MNDFASMPELILLPAVDVADGKAVRLTQGEAGTETDFGDPVDAALAWARQGAQWIHLVDLDAAFGRGNNASIIRKVIKQVRGVQVEVSGGIRDDRSLDAALESGASRINLGTAALENPEWAADVIGRYGDVIAVGLDVRGTTLAARGWTQEGGDLWDVLERLEEAGCSRYVVTDVTKDGTLKGPNLELLQEMTARTPKPIVASGGVASLDDIAALRELVPLGVEGAIVGKALYAGAFTLAEALDVAGH; encoded by the coding sequence ATGAACGATTTCGCGTCTATGCCTGAGTTGATCCTGCTGCCGGCAGTCGATGTCGCCGACGGCAAGGCCGTCCGCCTGACCCAGGGAGAGGCGGGAACCGAGACCGACTTCGGCGACCCGGTGGACGCGGCCCTGGCGTGGGCGCGTCAGGGTGCCCAATGGATCCACCTCGTCGACCTGGACGCGGCCTTCGGCCGGGGCAACAACGCCTCGATCATCCGCAAGGTGATCAAACAGGTGCGTGGCGTGCAGGTCGAGGTGTCCGGCGGCATCCGCGACGACCGCAGCCTTGACGCGGCGCTCGAGAGCGGAGCCTCGCGGATCAACCTGGGCACCGCCGCCCTGGAGAACCCGGAGTGGGCCGCCGATGTCATCGGCCGCTACGGCGACGTCATCGCCGTCGGGCTCGACGTCCGCGGCACGACCCTGGCCGCGCGCGGCTGGACCCAGGAGGGCGGCGACCTGTGGGATGTGCTGGAACGCCTCGAGGAGGCCGGGTGCAGCCGCTACGTCGTCACGGACGTCACCAAGGACGGAACGCTCAAGGGCCCCAACCTCGAGCTTCTTCAGGAGATGACCGCACGGACGCCGAAGCCCATTGTCGCGTCCGGCGGTGTGGCGAGCCTGGATGACATCGCCGCGCTTCGCGAGCTCGTGCCGCTCGGCGTCGAGGGAGCGATCGTGGGCAAGGCCCTTTACGCAGGGGCGTTCACGCTCGCCGAGGCGCTGGATGTCGCCGGACACTGA
- a CDS encoding CASTOR/POLLUX-related putative ion channel encodes MDTLGVRARLQYRFDNWMARGTIAIMALLGAATIAFVLFIALVIVVFRVFPDGVEEGDFWDVVWGNLMRTLDPGTMGADTGWGFRILMLVVTIGGLVIVASLIGIVSGAFDDKMASLRNGRSRVVEEGHTLILGWSGKLFPIVSEICVANESRRRSVIVILADRDKLEMEEEIRARVPNPGRTAIICRRGDPMSVLDLTIASPRAARSVVILPSDDEADPDAAVIKIALALTRHAAEDDIPRIVAELRDPRNLEAAGLVARGRAHWLLASELVSRMTVQTCRQSGLSAVYTELLDFAGDEIYFTDATPFTGPSYLDAQYRFAASTVLGIQRDAVVQLNPPADYLIEPGDRLIVIAEDDSTIRTSERGAPDESAMRLAVSSPARPEHTLILGYNSSMQTMLDELGAYVAPGSTVCIAADVVAPQLRVPAGVDVSFHSVDSTSRAVLDALNIVGFDHVLVLAYRELGIQAADARTLVTLLHLRDIADKQAVSLNIVSEMLDDRNRELAEVTRADDFIVSDRLVSLMLSQISESEDLVSVFAELFSSSGVEIYLRPAELYIVAGMTVDFYTVVAAASARGETAIGYRVASDAYSSVAAYGVHLNPLKTERRAYEPGDAIIVLAQDEAQARRRDTTAPTVASSVSVPVS; translated from the coding sequence ATGGACACACTGGGCGTGCGCGCGCGGTTGCAGTATCGGTTCGACAACTGGATGGCGCGGGGAACCATCGCGATCATGGCGCTGCTCGGCGCCGCGACGATCGCGTTCGTGCTGTTCATCGCGCTTGTTATCGTGGTGTTCCGCGTGTTCCCCGACGGCGTCGAAGAGGGCGACTTCTGGGACGTCGTCTGGGGCAACCTGATGCGCACGCTCGACCCCGGAACAATGGGGGCGGACACCGGATGGGGCTTCCGGATCCTCATGCTCGTGGTCACGATCGGTGGGCTCGTCATCGTCGCGAGTCTGATCGGCATCGTCTCGGGCGCGTTCGACGACAAGATGGCGTCGTTGCGCAACGGGCGTTCGCGCGTCGTTGAAGAGGGCCACACCCTGATCCTCGGCTGGAGCGGCAAGCTCTTCCCGATCGTCTCGGAGATCTGCGTTGCGAACGAGTCGCGCCGGCGGAGCGTCATCGTCATCCTCGCCGATCGCGACAAGCTCGAGATGGAGGAGGAGATCCGCGCGCGTGTACCCAACCCCGGCAGAACGGCGATCATCTGCCGGCGGGGCGACCCCATGTCGGTGCTCGACCTGACGATCGCAAGTCCTCGCGCGGCCCGCAGTGTCGTCATCCTCCCGTCGGACGATGAGGCGGACCCGGATGCGGCGGTGATAAAGATCGCTCTGGCGCTCACGCGTCATGCGGCCGAGGATGACATTCCGCGGATCGTCGCCGAGCTGCGCGACCCACGCAACCTCGAAGCGGCGGGCCTGGTCGCGCGCGGGCGGGCGCACTGGCTGCTTGCGAGCGAACTCGTCAGCCGCATGACGGTGCAGACCTGCCGACAGAGCGGACTCAGCGCCGTGTACACGGAACTGCTCGACTTCGCCGGCGACGAGATCTACTTCACGGACGCGACGCCGTTCACCGGGCCGTCCTACCTCGATGCCCAATACCGCTTCGCCGCCTCCACCGTCCTGGGCATCCAGCGTGACGCGGTCGTGCAGCTCAACCCGCCGGCCGACTACCTGATCGAGCCGGGCGACCGGCTCATCGTCATCGCCGAGGATGACAGCACGATCCGCACGTCCGAGCGCGGAGCTCCCGATGAAAGCGCGATGCGCCTGGCCGTGTCCAGTCCCGCTCGCCCCGAGCACACGCTGATCCTCGGCTACAACTCGAGCATGCAGACGATGCTCGACGAACTCGGCGCCTACGTCGCGCCGGGGTCGACGGTCTGCATCGCGGCCGACGTCGTCGCACCCCAGCTGCGCGTCCCGGCGGGCGTGGACGTGTCCTTCCACAGCGTGGACTCGACCAGCCGCGCGGTCCTGGACGCGCTGAACATCGTCGGCTTCGACCACGTCCTCGTCCTGGCATACCGCGAGCTGGGGATCCAGGCGGCGGACGCCCGGACGCTCGTCACTCTCCTGCACCTGCGCGACATCGCTGACAAGCAGGCCGTCAGCCTCAACATCGTCAGCGAAATGCTCGATGACAGGAACCGTGAGCTGGCCGAGGTCACCCGAGCGGATGACTTCATCGTGAGTGACCGGCTGGTCAGCCTGATGCTCTCGCAGATCAGCGAGAGCGAGGACCTCGTCTCCGTGTTCGCCGAGCTGTTCTCCAGCTCGGGCGTCGAGATCTACCTGCGGCCCGCGGAACTGTACATCGTTGCGGGGATGACGGTGGACTTCTACACGGTCGTCGCGGCCGCTTCAGCGCGTGGCGAGACGGCGATCGGATACCGCGTCGCCTCTGATGCGTATTCCAGCGTGGCGGCGTACGGCGTGCACCTGAATCCGCTCAAGACGGAGCGGCGCGCCTATGAGCCCGGCGACGCCATCATCGTCCTCGCACAGGACGAGGCTCAAGCGCGTCGGCGCGATACGACGGCACCAACCGTCGCATCGTCGGTCTCGGTCCCGGTCAGTTGA
- a CDS encoding amino acid ABC transporter permease: MEQLWSLMPEFWEGFRVTLLLLVVAGIAALILGTLIAAMRISPVASLRMFAAFWVEIARNTPLTLVFIFTAFVLPMLGVRAPYLILAFLALTYYTSPFIAEALRSGINGVPIGQAEAARSIGLGFGQTVSLVVLPQAFRMTVPPLINVFIALTKNTSVAGGFFVVELFATTRQLANDNGNIVLQILFTAALLYLVITVPLGYFAGRLEKRWVVRR; the protein is encoded by the coding sequence ATGGAACAGCTGTGGTCGCTGATGCCCGAGTTCTGGGAGGGCTTCCGTGTGACGCTGCTCCTGCTCGTGGTGGCCGGCATCGCCGCGCTCATCCTGGGCACCTTGATCGCCGCGATGCGCATCTCGCCGGTCGCGTCGCTGCGCATGTTCGCCGCCTTCTGGGTCGAGATCGCCCGGAACACCCCGCTCACGCTGGTCTTCATCTTCACCGCCTTCGTGCTGCCGATGCTGGGCGTGCGGGCGCCGTACCTGATCCTCGCGTTCCTCGCCCTGACCTACTACACCTCGCCCTTCATCGCCGAAGCGCTGCGGTCCGGGATCAACGGCGTGCCGATCGGCCAGGCTGAGGCCGCGCGCAGCATCGGGCTGGGCTTCGGTCAGACCGTCAGCCTGGTGGTACTGCCGCAGGCGTTCCGGATGACGGTGCCTCCGCTGATCAACGTCTTCATCGCACTGACGAAGAACACGTCGGTCGCCGGCGGCTTCTTCGTCGTCGAACTGTTCGCCACCACGCGTCAACTGGCCAACGACAACGGCAACATCGTGCTTCAGATCCTGTTCACCGCAGCCCTGCTCTACCTGGTCATCACCGTGCCCCTCGGCTACTTCGCCGGGCGACTCGAGAAGCGATGGGTGGTGCGGCGATGA
- a CDS encoding SseB family protein: protein MSPDTDPHDHTGDSAGVPWEGRRFEPNPHAGDDGSADDALLAALTAFRDGAGDQVAVIDAYRTARLLIPLVAERGDEGIGVHGLAVDKTQELSIVTVAAPDGRRVLPVFTSMAAMGRWDAGARPVPADGVRTAVAASADDTDLIVIDPGSATEFVLRRPAVWAIAQGAPWEPSFASPEVFSGLQRSIGGELAVLDLSVEQGDPTARLRGPELIVRLELIHGLDQSELDAVLARLATRWAADDRIAVLVDSLTVKLVRSR from the coding sequence ATGTCGCCGGACACTGACCCGCACGACCACACGGGCGACTCCGCGGGCGTCCCCTGGGAGGGGCGCCGGTTCGAGCCCAACCCCCACGCCGGCGACGATGGCTCGGCCGACGACGCGCTCCTCGCGGCGCTCACGGCGTTCCGCGACGGTGCCGGCGACCAGGTGGCGGTCATCGACGCGTATCGCACGGCGCGGCTGCTCATCCCGCTGGTGGCGGAGCGGGGCGACGAGGGCATCGGCGTCCACGGCCTGGCCGTCGACAAGACCCAGGAGCTGTCGATCGTGACCGTGGCCGCGCCCGATGGGCGACGGGTGCTGCCGGTGTTCACATCCATGGCCGCCATGGGCCGGTGGGATGCCGGCGCGCGCCCCGTACCGGCGGACGGTGTCCGCACAGCGGTCGCGGCATCCGCGGACGACACCGACCTGATCGTCATCGATCCGGGATCGGCCACCGAGTTCGTGCTGCGACGTCCCGCCGTGTGGGCGATCGCCCAAGGCGCCCCCTGGGAGCCCAGCTTCGCGTCACCCGAGGTCTTCTCCGGTCTGCAGCGCAGCATCGGCGGTGAACTGGCGGTGCTCGACCTTTCGGTGGAGCAGGGCGACCCCACCGCCCGGCTGCGCGGCCCCGAGCTGATCGTGCGCCTCGAACTGATCCACGGGCTCGACCAATCCGAGCTCGATGCTGTCCTCGCCCGGCTGGCCACGCGATGGGCGGCCGATGACCGGATCGCGGTCCTGGTCGACTCGCTGACCGTCAAGCTCGTCCGGTCGCGCTGA